TTGCAGTCGATCCGAATCACAGTAAATAAAATCATCAAAATTCTCATAATCTTTCTCTATTTGGATATTACGACAACCTTTATATCCTAATTCCTGATCGACAAAAAGAAGGGCCTTATCGATAATGTTAGGCAATTCATCCTTCCGAAGGTTTAGTTTGATTGGACGTGCCAGAAACAACAAATCTGTAACTATTTTATTTATATTCTTTGTTCCCTTGATTATATGCTTTATAAGACGAAGACTGTCTCCCTCCAATTCACGCTCCAGTAAACTCGCAAAACCTTCAATTCCATTTAGAGGGTTTCTAATCTCGTGGGCAATGCTGGCAGCCATAGTACCAACAGAAACAAGGTCACTCGCGCTATTTAAACGTCCTTTTAATTCACATATTTCTGACAAATCATGGAAAATTTCAACGAAGCCCGTGATTACTCCTCGATCATCCTTCAGAATTGATATGCTGCTCTCAATATTTCTTGTTACATCATTGTCTATTTCAATTATTCTTTTTAAATTATCTATTTTTTCGTTCTTTGACATTGATTCTAACAATAAATCAACAAATCCGCCTATATGGGAGAGGGCGCTCCTGATATCTTTTCCCAAGACATCTTCGGCAACAACATTTAAGGTACTCTCTGCCACATTATTAAATGTCATAATTATTCCA
The window above is part of the Candidatus Scalindua japonica genome. Proteins encoded here:
- a CDS encoding two-component system sensor histidine kinase NtrB; its protein translation is MKNLSSYKSKIKQLNSVKELLTIFDSFNTYAQKLESSYKQLQERVKKIDREMAYTNECLNKKVLELDNQTRFLNSILGSMHSGVIAVDNDGIIMTFNNVAESTLNVVAEDVLGKDIRSALSHIGGFVDLLLESMSKNEKIDNLKRIIEIDNDVTRNIESSISILKDDRGVITGFVEIFHDLSEICELKGRLNSASDLVSVGTMAASIAHEIRNPLNGIEGFASLLERELEGDSLRLIKHIIKGTKNINKIVTDLLFLARPIKLNLRKDELPNIIDKALLFVDQELGYKGCRNIQIEKDYENFDDFIYCDSDRLQQAFLNILLNAIQSMPEGGKIKIFTRKSTAKDIPVMQVGFVDTGDGINNGTIKKIFEPFFTTKDDGTGLGLAIVRKIIELHDGRINIFSGPEKGTTIMVNLPGNHNDLLSISSETNYLSSNVFV